Part of the Quercus robur chromosome 5, dhQueRobu3.1, whole genome shotgun sequence genome, GCTAATGGTGAGAAAAAgcattaatttaatataatttctaagACCAACTAATAATGTACGTATTTCCTAGTTCCTACACCCAAATTGGCACCACGGCATCTTATTAGTGGGCGCTTGtgaaaagaatatttttgtttttcttcttcttttgctggAAGCTTGTGAAAATAATATCAAGTTGTTAACATGTGTTacatttagtaaaatttaatgTGGGTTTTTGTGTCTTTAGACTTACTTACTAGGTAAGAAAAGGCATAAGGATAATAATGAGTTAATAATGATCCATTCCATTGCTGTTTGCTTGCTCTAAAAGAGTGAACACCACACTCCCTCTCCAAGTAGAGGCTGAAGCTATATAAACTGGGCCCTCAACTTGGCAGCAAACTTGGATGTTGACTCCATTTTCATCGAGAGTGACTCAGAGTCCTGCATTGATGTGCCGAGATTTCCTAATTGGGGTGTTCCTTGAAGAATGAGAACTATCTGCTTTGATGTTTTAGCCTTAAAATTGAATTTCTCAAATTGCAGATTCAGTTGGGTGGCTATAGAAGCAAATGTTGCTGCTCATGTTTTAGCCAAGTGGTCTTTGTCAAACAACTACTTTGGCTCTTTTGATGTTGGGTTAGGGCctccttgttttgtttttattattagagCCGAGGCTCTTTCTCTGCCTGTGTAGTTTTGTTTCTTCCTTAATAAAATTTccggttcaaaaaaaaaaaaaaaaaaaaaaaagcttgcttTGCGGGCTTTGACCCCCAAagactttgtattttttttttccttttttatttgtttttgggcccaagacttttgttatttttgttttttggcatttttttttcctactataCAAAGTCAAATACGAAGAAAAAGCATTATTTGGTTGAGTTCTATCAGCTTTGATAAATAATTCATTGCAACATGTTTATAAGTTTCACTCAGTTCTTCCTCCAACCCGGGCCAGCCCAACctaatttggggcctaaggtgAAAGTTTATGTGAGgccttttatatgtatatactaattaaataaaattatttaatgttaATCATATTGAGGTTAATTTGATgtattaaatacataatttaatgaataatactaaataaactaagactaatttcatatagagaattgaatatcatagttgaaacataaatttaacaaaaagaaaaaaaatattattttttaaaaagaaaattaatatatctTGGATATATGATGATACATAGTTAATTACATTTATAATCTAATGTATAATCTATGATATTAATTGATGTGTGGCTTTGTAGTAGATTAGGTTACAAATATGAAAGTTACAAACTATTAAGGGGGATTAATCATCATTGATGATCTAAcacatttgtaaattttttttttaaagccttgttagaaataaaagaggaaaatgctaaaggtactacaaaatgttcacaatataATATGACAATAACAATGGTTGATGAAGTTCAATAATGTAATTGAGgaatatttaaaatacttttttgtgattggtaatatgtcaatttataaatctatagtaaaatttgtgataTCCCTAATATCACTAATAATTAAAAGTGCACAACcgtttgaaaaaattcaaatcttttataaaattttattacttttacaaTGGGATGGGTCCTTTTTTGTAAAGGGCAAATTTTTTTGTggtgggggccttaggcctaggcctaagttACCTAGGCCTTGGGCCGGCCCTGTCTCCAACCCCTTTGCTATACACAGAGTGACCAATCTTCTTGTAGGAATTGCATGGTCTCTAGGGAAGagcatgaagaaagaaaataaatttcctatATTGTCAGCCCAGTCTTTACCTTCTATTTTCTGGCTTTCAAACCGTTCTTCCAGATCAATTGCGTTAGTTTAATGTGGGTGCCTCTTGTGCCTGAGTGCATGTAGAAGCAAGGTATAGTCTTGTAGCCACTTGCAAGAGATAGTGTGTTCCCCTAAGTGAGGGTGTGTGGTGGTCCTCTCTGCCTGAGAGGAGTATTTCCTTACTTCAACATAGTGTTTAGAATCGAGTAGAAGAATAGAATGGCAGAGGAGCTTGAAAGTTTGTGGAGTAAACTGTCATTTACCAAGGAAGAGGATGAAGGAATTGAAATCGATTTCAAATGTACCAAGGCAGCAAGGGAGATTGGGAAGAACTGTGTGTTAATGAAGATTTTAGCTCACAAAAGTATAAGCATTGAGGCACTTAGAAAAAACATGAGGATGCTCTGGAAGCCCAACAAGAGTGTCCAAATTTCTGAGGTTGATGAGGAATTATTCTTGGTGGAATTCGGGGATGATAGGGACAAGAAAAAAGTTATGGATATCTGCCCATGGAGTTATGAAAAGAAGTTGGTTCTACTCCAAGAGTTCGATGGAAAACTTACCCCGAAGGAGGTTGAAATCAGGTGGGCACCCTTTTGGGTCCAAATTTTCAACCTTCCCCTGAATTGTAGAACGAAGGAAATAGGACTAGCGATTGGTACCAAGCTGGGTGAGGTGTTGGAGATAGATGTCCAGGAGTTTGGGGTTCATTGGGGAACGTGTTTGAGGGTGCGTTTAGATGTGACCAAGAGATTGGTTAGAGGCAAAAAGATCACGGTGGAAGGCGGGGAAAGTAGGTGGGTCAATTTCAAGTATGAGAGGCTGCCTAACTTCTGCTACCAATGTGGCCTGCTGAACCACGCTTTAAAAGAATGCCCAGAAAACGGcgctgaaaagaaaaacacaaagcGGGAGGTGTCGCAGTACGGCACATGGATGAGAGGTGACATCATAAGGAGATATGcgcaagaacaaaacaaaacgggCATGGGAAGAGGAGCGAACACAGATTTGAGTTGGTGGGCTGTCGGAGTTGAACCGGAGAAGAGAAGCGTGACCCTCAATGCAAACGACATCTCAGTAGGGGTGGGTGAGGCCCATGGCTTAAAACAGCCTACCTCGGAGAAGAATCAACTAACACAGTTGAAAGCTCAGGCTGGGGAAGGTGTGATGGCGTCAACGGCATTACACGAAAATGGTATAGGCGATGGGATGgctgaaaagaaagagaagatgaTGGTTTCGGGAGTGGATGCATCGGTCCAAGCCAAATCTCAGACAAATGGGACAGAGAGCATGGCATGGGACAAAAGCAttgaccaaaaagaaaaagcagtGATGAAGGAAAATATGGCGCTAGCTTTAGAGGTAAAAAACGGGCCTTTTGGTCATATGGGCCTGGTGACCAAATCAGGCCCTTTGGCAATGGTTTATGATGAAACAAAGGGGTGGACTGAGGAAAAATTGGGCCAAAACAGTAGGCATTGGAAATGTTTGGCCTGAGAGATTAAAAAGGAGCCAAAAGGGGTGGAAAATGGGCCTAAAAGTCTGAAGTGTGTGGGCCAAACCCCATTAAGTGACTTAGACCCAAATGTGCTAGATACAAAACGTAGGAAAGATGGGAGAAATGAAGGAAAATAGATTAGTCATAGCTCTAGTGATGATACGGTGATGGTTGGCGAAGAGGCAGTTGCTACAAGGCAGCACTACCGAGCCTTATGACGATCTTGGCTTGGAATTGCCGAGGCATTTGGTCGGCCTTGGCAGTTCGGAATCTTGCCGATGAGGTGAGATCAAAGGACCCACTGTTGGTCTTTTTAACAGAAACGAAGACAGGGGAGAGTAGAATGAAGGGAATTAGAAATAAGTTGGAGAATACACAGGGCATTACGGTTCCTAGTGATGGAAAAAGCGGAGGTTTAGCAATGATGTGGAAGGAAGGCTCAGATATCAGACTTAGAAGCTGTTCAAACTCCCACATAGACGTGGAAGTCCATTTGAGCTCGGCACCAATTCCTTGGAGAGCTACGGGTTTCTATGGGCAACCCGATTCAGGTAAACGTTTTATTTCGTGGCAATTGTTGGAATTTCTTAAAAACCAGTATACTATGCCATGGATAGTGtttggtgattttaatgaaattacaaaGTCAGATAAGAAAATAGGGTAGGTGGACAAAAATGCTAAATAGATGGCAGAGTTTAGGGACTGCTTGAATCGATGTGAGCTATGTGATTTAGGTTTCATTGGACAGAAGTTCACATGGTGCAATGGTCGGGATGGTGAGTAGCGTACTAAGATTAGGCTTGACAGAATGGTCGCGAATGAGGATTGGTTGAGTTTATTCCCTGAGGCGAGAGTGAGGCATGTAGCGATGTCCATTTCAGATCATTGCTTGATAATGCTCTCTCTCACGTGCAAACGAACCAAAAAATAGGGGAgaaaatgtttcttttttaaagcAATGTGGACAAGGGATGAAAGATGCAGAGAAATAATAGTCTGGGCTTAGGAGGTGGATTAGGTGGACTCAGAGGGTGATATAAGGGGTAGAATTAAAAGATGCCAAGAACAACTTCAAAAATGGAATTGGAGGGTGTTTGGGAATGTTAATAAGATGCTGAATCAAAAAAAGGAGAAACTTCAACAGTTGGAGTTAAGGGACAACTTACATGGGAATGCAGAGGAGATCAAGAGGGTGAGAAAGGAGATTAATGAGATTCAGGTTAGAGAAGAAATGATGTGGAATCAAAGGTCCAAAAATCTTTGTTTAAAATGGGGTGATAGAAACACAAAGTTTTTCCATGCTACAGCGAGCcaaagacaaaggaaaaatTGGATTATGGGGCTGCAAGAGTTGAATGGGGTTTGGCAGgaagataaagaagaaattgagtGAACCATCTTGGGTTACTTTGAAACCATTTACAAGTCCGACCAGCCAACCTGTTTTGAGGCTAGCTTGAGCTCAATAACCACTAGGGTCTCTACAGACATGAATGAAGAACTGCTTGCGGATTTCAAGTCTAAGGAAGTTTGGTATGTCTTAAAGCAAATGCACCCAACAAAAGCTCCCAGGCCAGACGGTTTGTCACCAATCTTCTTTAAACACTATTGGAATATTGTTGGGCCAGAAGTGGTCAATTGTGTTCTTTCTTCTCTTAATTCAGGTAGGATGCCGTGTAGCTTGAATGAAACATATATTTGCCTTATCCCAAAGGTGAAATCCCCCCAAAAAATGATGGAATTCAGGCCATTAAGTTTGTGCAATGTGGTGTATAAACTAATCTCAAAGGTTCTTGCTAATAGATTGAAAAGAATGTTGGATGTAGTGATTGATGAGTCGTAGAGCACTTTTGTCCTAGGTAGATTTATTACAGATAATGTGCTTGTAGCCTTCAAAACCATGCATTGCATcgatcaaagaaaaaaagggtaGGAAGCACTTATGGCCATAAAGCTCAATATGAGCAAGGCGTATGATAGAGTCAAATGGGTGTACTTGGAAGCTATGATGAGAAAGATGGGTTTTCATGAAAGATGGATTTCCCTAATAATGATATGTGTAACTATGGTGTCCTACTCTATGTTGATTAATGGCGAACCAAAAGGGAAGATTACTCCATCAAGGGGGTTACGCTAAGGTGACCCTATTTCTCCCTACTTGTTCTTATTATGTGCTGAAGGTCTATCGGCGATGATCAAAAAGGAGGAAAGAGGGGGGGAATTTAAAAGGGGTTACAGTATGTAGAAGAGCTCCAAGCATTACTCATATGTTGTTTGCCGACGATAGCATAGTGTTTTGTAGAGCCATAAGGGAGGAATGTGATAGGGTGTTAAAAGTGCTTAAGGATTATGAAGGGGATTCGGGACAAAAACTCAATAAGGAAAAAACCTCTCTCTATTTCAGCAAGAACACTAGTAGGGAGATAAAGGAATATGTGAAGGAGAAGTTTGGGGCTAAAGTTGTTCAGCATCCTGAGAAGTACTTGGGGTTGCCACCACTTGTGGGGAGGGGAAAAAGAAAGGCTTTCAATCGAATCAAGGACCAAGTAGGGAGGAAAATAGCTTGTTGGAAGGGTAAGTTTCTTTCTCATGCCGGAAAGGAAATCCTCATTAAGGCCGTTGCTCAAGCAACGCCAACATATACGATGAGTTGTTTCAAACTCCCGAATACGTTGTGCAAAGAGCTGAACTCCCTAATGGGAAACTTTTGGTGGAGCCAAAAAGATAAGGAAAGGAAAATGGCTTGGATCTCATGGGAGAGGTTGTGCACTCCAAAGGCGGAGGGTGGTATGGGATTTAGGGACTTAAAAGCTTTCAATTTGGCACTACTTGCTAAACAATGGTGGAGAATGCAGCAAAATCCTGATTCTCTTGTCCATAGAGTGctcaaggaaaaatatttcccaaaTAGTGTGGCTAGTGAGGCGGAGTTGGGAAGTAGACCTTCCTATGCATGGAGAAGCATATGGGCATCGAAGAAAGTGGTTGATAGGGGGTCTAGATGATGCATTGGAAATGGGGAAGGGGTTCGGATTTGGAAGGATAGGTGGATTCCGTCCCTGGAATTATTCACAGTAACAAGCCCGGTAGGCGCCCACACGGGAATGGAGATGGTGTCGAGCTTGGTGGATGTAGAGAGGAGGGGTTGGGATGTAGGgaaagtaaaaaacatgttcCTTCCTCATGAGGTTGAACTGATCCTGAGTATTCCTATTAGTGCCAGACTACCGGAAGACTCTCTTATATGGGCTTGGACCTCAAATGGAAGATTCACAGTCAAAAGCGCATACAAAGTGGCCCAAAATGTGCTGAAAATAGAAGGACGCAGAGGGGAGGAAGGGGGCAGCTCGGATAGTATGGGTATGAGGGATATTTGGAAGATTGTTTGGCCTTTGAATTgcccaaacaaaatcaaacatctGTTTTGGAGAGCATGTAAAAATAGCTGCCCACAAAACTGCACTTGAAAGCTCATGGAATTGGTAAGGATGGGGGATGCAACATGTGTGGGTTAGGAGAATCATCGGGACATGCCTTGTGGAGCTGTAGAATGGCCGAAGCTGTGTGGTGCGGAACCGGGTTAAAACTCCCTTATTTTCATGACCCCCCAAGTGATTTCATTGATATTGTATGGGAAATCAAAAACAGGTGTGAAGGGGTTAACTGGGATTTATTTGCAACTACTGTATGGGGGCTATGGAACAATAGAAACCAAGTGAGACATGGGGGACAATGCAAAAGCTATGAGGTGATTGTGAAGGAAGCTGCAGAATATTTAAAAGAATACCAAGCAGCAAACATGTGCGCAAAAAACACTATTACACCTGAAGCAGTAATATGGATGCCACCAAAATAGGGCTGGTACAAAGTTAACACAAACGGGGCAACATTCGATGATATCAAGTGCTGTGGTGTCAGGGTGGTTATCAGAAATGAGAGAGGCGAATTAATGGGAGCTCTGAGTAAGAAGTTTGGGCTGCCTTTGGGTGGCTTGGAGGCGGAAGCAAAGGCAGTTGAGGAAGGTGTGGCGCTTGCATGGGACCTCGGATTAAAAGTCATAATTATTGAAAGTGATGCTTTGTTGGTGACAAACTCCCTGGAAAAACAGAGTGTGATGCTGAGTTCAATAAGGAAAGTGGTCAAAGGAATTTTGGAGAGATTGAGGAAGTTTAATACCTAGGATGTCAGCCATACCTGTAGGAGCAGCAATATCGCAGCTCATATCATGGCTAAGCAAGCCAAATTTCTGAATGTGTGTATATCTGGATGTAGCCCATTGTATTTCTGTTTCAAGTTAATGAAAGTTTGATCGGGctgtttataaaaattaaaaaaaaaatttgcgttagttaaaattttcaataaataagttaataataatttttttttttaaagcaaatcCAAATATACTATGCAATCAGTGATACGTAGAGTATAGTTTATCATAtttaatagaaaagaaatgcagttaacaatatattgggaggttttctaaaatatatatatatatatatatatatatataaattgggAGGTCAAGAGTAGGATAGaagttaattttaaaattttagatcccgcgtccatttttgtttttattttatttttttataataattttaaaattattaaaaaaatatgttcattttcatttatttatttattttgggattcgcttattttgctgaaattaaaaactttttgttgaaagtactgtagataaatgtaaaagttagttgaaatagtacagtaagacctatgaataataccaaaaagtacagaGTGGtcatgaatagtaataaaaataagctaaatagtaaaataagctagtTTTTTAAGTTAGAGCCAAACGCACACATCATCCGACAGTTTGGAGTTCGAAAaatgtgttcatttttttttatataaacgttttcttcttctatttttttttt contains:
- the LOC126725871 gene encoding uncharacterized mitochondrial protein AtMg00310-like, with the protein product MLFADDSIVFCRAIREECDRVLKVLKDYEGDSGQKLNKEKTSLYFSKNTSREIKEYVKEKFGAKVVQHPEKYLGLPPLVGRGKRKAFNRIKDQVGRKIACWKGKFLSHAGKEILIKAVAQATPTYTMSCFKLPNTLCKELNSLMGNFWWSQKDKERKMAWISWERLCTPKAEGGMGFRDLKAFNLALLAKQWWRMQQNPDSLVHRVLKEKYFPNSVASEAELGSRPSYAWRSIWASKKVVDRGSR